In Hyperolius riggenbachi isolate aHypRig1 chromosome 10, aHypRig1.pri, whole genome shotgun sequence, a genomic segment contains:
- the LOC137535477 gene encoding zinc finger protein 3 homolog isoform X1, protein MMENQPPLTSPDVFSNTNPPERCTGPLYSRGCLQEDPLTPHHYQGGELIHVSAVVKEEEEETYVRSDQQSMEEGDMMGTNKEEEEEAYVRSDQQSMEEGDMMRTSKEEEEEADVRSDQQSMEEGDMMRTSKEEEEEADVRSDQQSLEERDMMGTNKEEEEETYVRSDQQSMEDGDVMRIKKEEEEAYVKSDQQSMEEGDMMGTSKEEEEETYVRSDQQSMEEGDMMGTSKEEEEEAYVRSDQQSMEEGDVMRIKKEEEEEAYVRSDQQSMEERDMMGTSKEEDIIAEMRIGRSPSIRNLSETRLSASTDCTTDDYVTGQDSPADVLVTPNILPDSSHLSNPEGPHTQHSSPPAGGSHSCSTCGKCYTWKSHLVRHERSHTGEKPYSCAECGKCFTEKSTLVRHERSHAGEMPYSCAECGKCFVNKSYLVTHERLHTGEKPYSCAECGKCFARKFCLVTHERFHSGKKPYSCAECEKCFGSKSHLVTHERSHTGEKPYSCSECGKCFSQKSDLFRHERSHIGERPYSCSECGKCFAQKSDLVKHERSHTGEKPYSCTECGKCFSQKSDLVRHERSHIGEKPYPCSECGKCFAQKSDLVRHERSHTGEKPYSCSECGKCFAQKSDLVIHERSHTGEKPYSCAECGKCFWRKSLLIRHLC, encoded by the exons GGTGGAGAACTGATACATGTaagtgctgtggttaaagaggaagaagaagagacatatgtgaggagtgatcagcagtctatggaggagggtgacatgatggggacaaataaagaggaagaagaagaggcatatgtgaggagtgatcagcagtctatggaggagggtgacatgatgaggacaagtaaagaggaagaagaagaggcggatgtgaggagtgatcagcagtctatggaggagggtgacatgatgaggacaagtaaagaggaagaagaagaggcggatgtgaggagtgatcagcagtctctggaggagcgtgacatgatggggacaaataaagaggaagaagaagagacgtatgtgaggagtgatcagcaatctATGGAGGATGGGGACGTGATGAGgataaagaaagaggaagaagaggcgtatgtgaagagcgatcagcagtctatggaggagggtgacatgatggggacaagtaaagaggaagaagaagagacgtatgtgaggagtgatcagcagtctatggaggagggtgacatgatggggacaagtaaagaggaagaagaagaggcgtatgtgaggagtgatcagcagtctatggaggagggggacgtgatgaggataaagaaagaggaagaagaagaggcgtatgtgaggagtgatcagcagtctatggaggagagggACATGATGGGGACATCTAAGGAGGAAGACATAATTGCAGAGATGAGAATTG ggcggagtcccagcatcaggaacctctcagagactcgtctctctgcatccacagactgtacaacggatgattatgtcactggacaagactctcctgcagatgtcctggttaccccaaatattctcCCAGACTcctctcacctgtctaaccccgaagggcctcatacccagcacagctctccccctgctggagggtctcattcctgttccacatgtgggaaatgttatacatggaaatcacatcttgtcagacatgagagatctcacactggtgagaagccctattcatgtgctgagtgtgggaaatgttttactgagAAATCAActcttgtcaggcatgagagatctcacgctGGTGAgatgccctattcatgtgctgagtgtgggaaatgttttgttaacAAATCataccttgtcacacatgagagactgcacactggtgaaaagccctattcatgtgctgagtgtggtaaatgttttgctcgtaaattctgtcttgtcacacatgagagatttcATAGTGgtaagaagccttattcatgtgctgagtgtgagaaatgttttgggagtaaatcacatcttgttacgcatgagagatctcacactggtgagaagccctattcatgttctgagtgtgggaaatgtttttcacagAAATCAGATCTTttcaggcatgagagatctcacattgGTGAGaggccctattcatgttctgagtgtgggaaatgttttgcacagaaatcagatcTTGTCAAGCATGAGAGATCACACaccggtgagaagccctattcatgtactgagtgtgggaaatgtttttcacagaaatcagatcttgtcaggcatgagagatctcacattggtgagaagccctatccatgttctgagtgtgggaaatgttttgcacagaaatcagaccttgtcaggcatgagagatctcacactggtgagaagccctattcatgttctgagtgtgggaaatgttttgcacagaaatcagaccttgtcatacatgagagatctcacactggtgagaagccctattcatgtgctgagtgtgggaaatgtttttggcGTAAGTCACTGCttatcagacacttgtgttgA